The Halovivax ruber XH-70 genome includes the window GGCGACACCGGCCACGGCGTGTGGGTCGCGTCGGGACAAGACGCCGTAACACACCGGTTCATCTCGCGGCGCGAGGAACTTTTTGATGCGTGTAGCAAGGCTGTCCCCGCTGGCGACCCAGAGGAGCTGGCTCGGGAGCACCCACCGGTAGCGAAGGTCCGTCCGGTAGGACGTCACCGGCTCGGGATCACCACCGGTCGCGAGCGACAGTGTCAGCGCCGGCACGTCGACACCGGCACTGATCGTCAGGCCGACCGACATCCAGAGCCGCGGGTTGACTTCGAGCAGCTTGTACGTCCGATCCTCGGGATCGAAGAGGACGTCCATGTGGGCCGGGCCGACCCAGTCGACCGCACGCAGGATCTCCAGGAGGTCGTCGACCCAGGGCTCGACGGGGACGCTGCGGGCTTCGACGGCCGGGCCGCCGCTGTCCGGATACTGGGTCAGTTCCTCGTAGACGTGAATTGCCCGCGGTTCCGACGATCGGTCGAACACCGTCCCGATGCTGTAGTGGCCACCCGCGTGGTCGACGTACTCCTGGACGACCGCGGGGCCGCTGTCGTCGGTGACCGCCCGGTAGGTCGCCGCGAGGGCAGCCGGTTCGTCGACACGGGCGATGCCGCGTGCACCGGACGCCCGCGTCGGTTTGACCAGCACGGGAAACGTCGCCGTCGCCGCGATCTCGTCGATCGCCCGCTCGGTCGGGTCGTACGTCGTCGGAATCGGGACGCCGACGCGTTCGGCGAGACGCGCACAACTGGCCTTGTCACCGAGCCGATCGATCGTCTCCGGCGCCGAAAGTAACGTCGCGGTCCCCGCGGGGAGCGCCTGGTCGAGCGCGGCGAGCGCCCGCGTCGTCGCGTCCCGGGTCGGCACCACGAGATCGAACCGGATCGTGTCCAGAATGTCGAGCAAGGCAGCTCGGAACGCTGCTGGCTCGTCGCCCGGTGAGGGGTAGACGTGGCTCGCCGTCGCGTCGGTCGAGTAGGCAGCGACGTTGGACGCGAAGCTCTCGCCGACGTGGACCTCGACACCGTCCGCACTCAGCGAGCGAACGAACGAGAGTGCAGACAGCGACCGACCGTCGAGAACGAGGACCCGTGTCATGAGTCGGCCGCCTCCAGCCGCTTGATCGGTTCTGCCGGGACGCCGGCGACGACCGTCCGCGGCGGGACGTCCTCGGTCACGACGGCCCCAGCACCCACGATCGCCTGCTCGCCGATCGTCACGCCCCCGAGGATCGTCACGTCCGCGCCGACCCAGGCGTCGGCGCCAACGTCGATGGGAGAGCGCTCGCCGTACTCGCCCGGCACCTGCGCCTGTTCGGGGTGCATCGAACACAGGAGCGTGACGTTCGGGCTGATCGTCGACCGATCGCCGAGCGAGAGCAGCGTTCGTTCCGGCGTGTCGCCGCCGATCGGCGTGATCGTCACGGTAGGCCCGACGTAGACCGAGGAGCCGACCTCGACGAACGAGAGTCGACCCAGTGCGGCCCGACGACTCCCGGCCGTCGGGGCGGTCCGCGCGAGCCGATACCACAGGTATCGGCGGTACTTCTCGCCGATCATGGCTCCCCGGAACGTGGGCCGCGGGCTCGGCCGATCGCACGATACCGTGTGTGGCGATACTCGACTCGCAGACTGAATTCAGTGCGTTGAGACATTGGTGGATGACGTTGTCAGATCGGGTCG containing:
- a CDS encoding carboxylate--amine ligase — its product is MTRVLVLDGRSLSALSFVRSLSADGVEVHVGESFASNVAAYSTDATASHVYPSPGDEPAAFRAALLDILDTIRFDLVVPTRDATTRALAALDQALPAGTATLLSAPETIDRLGDKASCARLAERVGVPIPTTYDPTERAIDEIAATATFPVLVKPTRASGARGIARVDEPAALAATYRAVTDDSGPAVVQEYVDHAGGHYSIGTVFDRSSEPRAIHVYEELTQYPDSGGPAVEARSVPVEPWVDDLLEILRAVDWVGPAHMDVLFDPEDRTYKLLEVNPRLWMSVGLTISAGVDVPALTLSLATGGDPEPVTSYRTDLRYRWVLPSQLLWVASGDSLATRIKKFLAPRDEPVCYGVLSRRDPHAVAGVAAQSLSFLRDAEKRAQVLGRGE
- a CDS encoding acyltransferase, with the translated sequence MIGEKYRRYLWYRLARTAPTAGSRRAALGRLSFVEVGSSVYVGPTVTITPIGGDTPERTLLSLGDRSTISPNVTLLCSMHPEQAQVPGEYGERSPIDVGADAWVGADVTILGGVTIGEQAIVGAGAVVTEDVPPRTVVAGVPAEPIKRLEAADS